In Nocardioides dokdonensis FR1436, the following are encoded in one genomic region:
- a CDS encoding metallophosphoesterase has product MSLTPLLARGSAALLGAAAVGGAAVTAYAVRETRQFTLRRVEVPLLPPGADPLRVLHLSDVHMTPRHHRKQEWLAGLATLRPDLVVDTGDNLAHQGAVPAVTDSLGPLLDVPGVFVHGSNDYYEPRLRNPLRYVLPDDGTRHTDVPQLPWRDLTARFVEHGWLDLTNTRGRLEVNGLDLAFVGVDDPHLEYDDLAAVAGPADPGADVRLAVAHAPYLRVLDQFAADGHDAILAGHTHGGQVCLPGGRALTTNCDLEPERARGLHRHPADSEPGDRGAAWLHVSAGLGTSPYAQVRVACRPEATLLTFLPLAP; this is encoded by the coding sequence GTGAGCCTGACCCCGCTTCTCGCCCGTGGCAGCGCCGCCCTCCTCGGGGCCGCGGCCGTCGGCGGTGCCGCCGTCACGGCGTACGCCGTGCGTGAGACCCGGCAGTTCACGCTGCGGCGGGTCGAGGTGCCCCTCCTGCCCCCCGGCGCGGACCCGCTGCGCGTGCTGCACCTCAGCGACGTGCACATGACCCCGCGCCACCACCGCAAGCAGGAGTGGCTGGCCGGGCTGGCGACGCTGCGGCCCGACCTCGTGGTCGACACCGGGGACAACCTGGCCCACCAGGGCGCCGTGCCGGCGGTCACCGACTCCCTCGGGCCGCTGCTCGACGTGCCCGGCGTGTTCGTGCACGGGTCCAACGACTACTACGAGCCGCGGCTGCGCAACCCGCTGCGCTACGTGCTGCCCGACGACGGCACTCGCCACACCGACGTGCCCCAGCTGCCGTGGCGCGACCTCACCGCCCGCTTCGTCGAGCACGGCTGGCTCGACCTGACCAACACCCGCGGGCGGCTCGAGGTCAACGGCCTGGACCTGGCGTTCGTGGGCGTCGACGACCCGCACCTCGAGTACGACGACCTGGCGGCCGTCGCCGGACCGGCCGACCCCGGGGCCGACGTACGCCTCGCGGTCGCGCACGCGCCGTACCTGCGCGTCCTGGACCAGTTCGCCGCCGACGGCCACGACGCGATCCTGGCGGGCCACACCCACGGCGGCCAGGTCTGCCTGCCCGGGGGACGGGCGCTGACCACCAACTGCGACCTCGAGCCCGAGCGGGCCCGGGGCCTGCACCGCCACCCCGCCGACTCGGAGCCGGGCGACCGCGGCGCCGCGTGGCTGCACGTGAGCGCCGGGTTGGGCACCAGCCCCTACGCGCAGGTCCGTGTCGCCTGCCGCCCCGAGGCCACGCTGCTCACGTTCCTGCCGCTCGCGCCCTGA